A window of Caldalkalibacillus uzonensis contains these coding sequences:
- a CDS encoding GntR family transcriptional regulator: MEGIDNSLPRLIAEKIATDIFNGKLEQGERIIEDRYAELFGSSRAPVREALYLLAIDGLIERKPRKGAFVKQYTQRDIRDLYEIRLMLEMMAIDRIQYPISEPDRKKIERILKEMENTLEEESYERYTSLNSQFHFQLIVLSKSEVFKILYRRLGSPLIVLQKLSFYTVQNIKESLDDHRVIWQLLQSGKRTAAQTVLKEHHDEALNRLDKILKEKKHILK, from the coding sequence ATGGAGGGGATTGACAACTCCTTGCCGCGTTTAATAGCTGAGAAAATTGCGACAGATATATTTAATGGCAAGTTGGAGCAGGGGGAGCGAATCATTGAAGACCGTTATGCCGAATTGTTTGGGTCTAGTCGGGCTCCCGTCCGGGAGGCGCTGTACTTATTGGCTATAGATGGACTGATTGAGCGCAAACCTCGCAAAGGTGCGTTTGTTAAACAATACACGCAACGGGATATCCGCGATTTATATGAAATCCGGCTGATGCTTGAAATGATGGCCATTGACCGGATTCAGTACCCGATTAGTGAACCTGACCGAAAAAAAATAGAACGCATCTTAAAGGAGATGGAAAATACGCTGGAAGAGGAAAGTTATGAACGTTATACCTCACTCAACAGTCAATTTCATTTTCAACTGATTGTACTTTCGAAGAGTGAGGTCTTTAAGATCCTTTACCGCCGTCTGGGTTCACCGCTGATTGTTTTGCAAAAATTATCGTTTTATACGGTTCAAAACATCAAGGAATCATTGGATGATCATAGGGTCATCTGGCAACTGCTGCAATCAGGAAAACGTACGGCGGCTCAAACCGTGCTTAAAGAACACCATGATGAGGCGTTAAACAGGTTAGATAAGATTTTGAAAGAGAAAAAGCATATCTTAAAATAA
- a CDS encoding tripartite tricarboxylate transporter permease, with the protein MLEYLLLGLQIVFEPLHLFMILLGVVIGIMFGMVPGLSGVTAVSLLIPFTYAMDPISGFLVMVGIYAASVYGGGISAILFNTPGDAPAAVTTLDGYPLTQKGEAFRALGMAAFASLVGGLFSAVVLTLLAPQAAKVALSFGAPEYFALGMLALFVVASIDSENQIKAFISVLIGLFIATIGLDTVSGVSRYTFNISFLQAGVDFIPVIIGLFAVSEVLSRFHQRYFNVKYDFTETNQKRFALPEKRDISKVKWTLARSSVLGTIIGILPGAGATIASFLGYGSALRASKDKQSFGKGNIEGVAAPEAANNAAVGGALIPLLTLGIPGGAVTAVILSAFLIHGLRPGPLLFQYNPDIAYSIFIGLFLANIFMAILVLLSIRYIIRILNVRYEYLGVLILILSVVGTFAINNRLGDVWIMFVCGVVGFFLKKYKFSLASIILGLVLGDIIENGLRQGLMMTGGNFFAFFTRPVSGTILVLTILVLFAPVLKKILENRVLGSQQNISKDT; encoded by the coding sequence GTGCTGGAATATTTACTGCTCGGCCTACAAATTGTCTTTGAACCACTGCATTTGTTTATGATCTTGCTCGGAGTTGTCATAGGGATTATGTTTGGTATGGTTCCGGGACTCTCCGGGGTGACAGCAGTCAGTTTGCTCATCCCTTTTACGTATGCGATGGACCCGATCAGTGGTTTTCTGGTCATGGTCGGCATATATGCGGCCTCCGTTTACGGAGGAGGGATTAGCGCCATTCTTTTCAATACCCCCGGTGATGCTCCTGCGGCGGTGACCACATTGGATGGATATCCATTGACGCAAAAGGGAGAAGCTTTTCGAGCCTTGGGGATGGCTGCCTTTGCCTCATTAGTAGGTGGTTTATTCAGTGCTGTAGTCCTTACTTTGCTGGCTCCTCAGGCTGCTAAAGTAGCCCTTTCATTTGGAGCTCCGGAATATTTTGCTTTGGGTATGTTGGCCCTGTTTGTGGTGGCTAGCATAGACTCAGAAAATCAAATTAAGGCGTTTATCTCTGTCTTGATCGGCTTATTTATCGCTACCATCGGTTTGGATACGGTCTCAGGGGTCAGCCGGTATACATTTAACATCAGTTTTTTGCAAGCAGGGGTGGACTTTATCCCAGTCATTATCGGTTTGTTTGCTGTTTCTGAAGTGTTGAGCCGCTTTCATCAGCGTTATTTTAATGTGAAGTATGATTTCACAGAGACCAATCAAAAACGATTTGCCCTGCCGGAAAAGAGGGATATTAGCAAAGTGAAATGGACCCTTGCCCGTTCCAGTGTGCTGGGAACAATTATCGGCATTTTACCCGGTGCTGGAGCCACGATCGCCTCTTTTCTAGGTTATGGAAGTGCCTTAAGGGCTTCCAAAGATAAACAATCGTTTGGTAAAGGGAATATCGAGGGGGTGGCTGCTCCAGAAGCAGCGAACAACGCTGCGGTTGGCGGGGCGCTCATTCCATTATTAACATTGGGAATCCCGGGAGGAGCTGTGACTGCTGTCATTCTAAGTGCGTTTTTGATTCATGGTCTGCGTCCAGGCCCTTTGCTGTTCCAATACAATCCAGACATTGCTTATTCCATTTTTATTGGGTTGTTCCTGGCCAATATCTTCATGGCCATTTTGGTCCTTCTCAGTATTCGCTACATTATCCGTATCTTAAACGTGCGCTACGAATACCTGGGTGTTCTCATTTTAATATTGTCCGTTGTGGGGACTTTCGCCATTAACAACCGGCTTGGTGACGTGTGGATCATGTTTGTTTGCGGAGTGGTGGGATTTTTCTTAAAAAAATACAAATTCTCACTCGCCTCGATCATCTTGGGATTGGTGCTCGGTGACATTATTGAGAATGGATTAAGACAAGGTCTGATGATGACAGGTGGCAATTTCTTTGCCTTTTTCACTCGTCCTGTCAGTGGTACCATTTTGGTGTTAACCATACTGGTCTTATTTGCCCCTGTTTTGAAGAAAATACTGGAAAACCGAGTGCTGGGATCGCAACAGAACATCTCAAAGGATACGTAA
- a CDS encoding amidase family protein codes for MGEIIVSDYLPIYLKKIIGTLKLNDKVNFRREVYKMDKITQLSVRQMAEHISKGVLSPVEIVKAHLEHIDRMEAKIKAWKLIDRRRTLETAKFLAKEARQGRIRSLLHGIPIGVKDNIDVAGLQTQVGSKVGATSQQMGFFLLLQLLIHLVFLAGLGMT; via the coding sequence ATGGGGGAGATAATAGTGTCAGATTATCTCCCCATTTATTTGAAAAAAATCATAGGAACATTAAAGTTGAATGACAAGGTGAATTTTAGGAGAGAGGTGTACAAGATGGATAAAATCACACAGCTTAGTGTTCGCCAAATGGCAGAACACATTTCCAAAGGTGTACTTTCTCCTGTAGAGATTGTCAAAGCACATCTGGAACACATTGACCGGATGGAGGCTAAAATCAAGGCCTGGAAACTCATCGACAGAAGAAGGACCTTGGAGACTGCCAAGTTCCTTGCCAAAGAGGCGAGACAAGGAAGGATCAGAAGTCTTCTGCACGGCATTCCAATTGGAGTAAAGGATAATATTGATGTGGCCGGTTTACAGACACAAGTAGGGAGCAAGGTTGGGGCAACCTCCCAACAGATGGGGTTTTTCCTCTTGCTCCAACTTTTGATTCACTTGGTTTTTTTGGCCGGACTTGGGATGACGTGA
- a CDS encoding tripartite tricarboxylate transporter TctB family protein — translation MKLIFHRYGEIMVTGSLFIVSLLLLLFTDQIIKVSAARVASEQLGPKFWPKLLLLGIVILTLVQLVKTIVESLRKDRDEQGEQAYIRQLTDVRLVSMIALIFVYIVLLPQLGFILLTPVLLLFISWLVGVRPWWKNLLSTVVITAALIFVFGHFLQIPLPRGTGLLREISFFLY, via the coding sequence ATGAAATTGATTTTTCATCGTTATGGGGAAATCATGGTAACCGGGTCCTTATTTATCGTCAGTTTGCTGCTCCTATTATTTACAGATCAGATTATTAAGGTATCAGCAGCACGGGTGGCGAGTGAACAGTTAGGACCCAAGTTTTGGCCCAAGCTCTTGTTGTTGGGGATTGTGATATTAACCTTGGTTCAACTAGTTAAAACTATTGTTGAGAGTCTCAGAAAAGACAGGGATGAGCAGGGGGAACAGGCGTATATCCGTCAACTTACCGATGTGCGGCTGGTCAGCATGATCGCTCTGATTTTTGTGTATATTGTTTTGCTCCCACAGCTGGGGTTTATTCTTTTGACACCTGTGCTTTTGTTGTTTATTAGCTGGCTTGTCGGTGTTCGCCCGTGGTGGAAAAATCTTCTCTCCACAGTAGTTATTACGGCAGCACTTATTTTTGTCTTTGGTCATTTTTTACAGATTCCTTTGCCCAGAGGAACAGGTTTGTTAAGGGAAATCAGCTTTTTCTTGTACTAG
- a CDS encoding class I SAM-dependent methyltransferase, with product MNKINHELIKQSFSKQASSFPDSPVLGDVRQIEAIVDMAGIQEGEWVLDLGCGTGLITRALARRSSQVVGLDLTLQMLEKAKEQGDKQGLAPLYVQGDACQTPFISEMFDCVVTRLTLHHMTEPERLIWEIKRVLKPSGRLILADIIADADPEKQKRHNQLEQLRDPSHVKFLTEQEIEELLLTTGFSLISTKRWETNRTLAEWLAVTGSDKQHDIVKMMEEGMEEDAFGLQIRYEMNDIVFTHHWYSVQTVKSK from the coding sequence GTGAACAAGATAAATCATGAATTGATAAAACAATCGTTTAGCAAGCAAGCCTCTTCTTTTCCAGATAGTCCAGTGTTGGGGGACGTTCGGCAGATTGAAGCCATCGTTGACATGGCAGGGATTCAGGAAGGTGAGTGGGTGTTAGATCTCGGATGTGGCACTGGTCTCATCACTCGTGCCCTTGCTCGAAGGTCTTCACAAGTGGTTGGGTTAGATTTAACACTCCAAATGCTAGAGAAGGCAAAGGAGCAAGGTGATAAGCAGGGTCTAGCCCCGTTATATGTTCAAGGAGATGCTTGCCAGACACCGTTTATAAGCGAGATGTTCGATTGTGTCGTTACTCGGCTAACCCTGCATCATATGACGGAACCGGAACGTTTGATATGGGAAATCAAAAGGGTTTTGAAACCTTCGGGAAGATTGATTCTGGCGGATATCATCGCCGATGCTGATCCTGAGAAACAAAAACGTCATAACCAGTTAGAACAATTAAGAGATCCCTCGCATGTCAAGTTTCTAACAGAACAGGAAATAGAGGAATTGTTGCTCACAACTGGGTTCTCCTTGATAAGTACTAAGAGATGGGAGACAAATCGCACTCTTGCTGAATGGCTGGCTGTTACAGGTAGTGATAAGCAACACGACATCGTAAAAATGATGGAGGAAGGTATGGAAGAGGATGCCTTTGGTTTACAGATACGGTATGAAATGAATGACATTGTGTTTACCCATCACTGGTATAGTGTTCAGACAGTGAAATCTAAATGA